AGCAGGCTCATCGGATCGACGTAGGGGTTGCGCAGGCGGATGGACAGGTCCAGGCGCTGGTCGTGCTGGAGCAGGCTGGTATTGCCGGTCAGCCGCAGCAGCCAGTGGCGCGTGCGTTCGTGCTCGGCCTGAATGCGCGGGAAGAACTGCGCGTGCAGGTCGCCGGAGAGCTGCGAGAACAGCGCCGCGATATCCAGGTCGCCCTTGGCCAGCACCATGGCGATGTCGTCCAGGAAGGTGCGCACGAACGGCCAGTCGCGTCCCATCTCGCGCACCGCCTCCTCGCCGAACTGCTCCACCGCCGCGGCCAGGCCGCTGCCCACGCCGTACCAGCCGGGGATGGTGGCGCGCGCCTGGCTCCAGGCGAACACCCAGGGGATCGCGCGCAGATTGCTCAGCGCCGCGTCCTGGCCCAGCCGGCGCGAGGGACGCGAGCCCAGGGTCATGCGCTCGATCACGTCGATCGGCGTGGCGGTGCGGAAATAATCCATGAAGCCCTGGGCGCCGACGAAGTCGCGGTAAGCCTCGGTGCTGGCGCGCGCGACGGTGTCCATGAGCGTGCGCCAGTGCGCCTCGCGCGGCTCGGGCGGACGCGGGCGGATGCTCGACACCAGCACCGCGCCCAGCGACTGCTCCAGCGAGCGCAGCGCCAGCGCGCGGATGCCGTACTTGCGGTGGATCACCTCGCCCTGCTCGGTCACGCGCAGGCGGCCATCGACGCTGCCGCGCGGCGAGGCATCGACCGCGCGTGTGGTTTTGCCGCCGCCGCGGCTGATCGAACCGCCGCGACCGTGGAAGAAGGTCAGCTTGATGCCCAGCTCGTGCGCGGCTTCGAGCAGTTCGACCTGGCCGCGCTGCAGCCCCCAGCGCGAGGCCGCGGTACCGCCGTCCTTGCCGCTGTCCGAATAGCCCAGCATCACCATCTGCGTATCGCCGCGTGCCGCCAGGTGCTGGCGGTAGACCGGGTCGGCGACCAGGTCGCGCAGCACCTCCGGCCCATGGCGCAGATCGTCCACGGTCTCGAACAGCGGCGCGATGTCCAGCGGCACCTGGCCGCTCTCGTCCACCAGCCCGCCGCGGCGGGCCAGGGCCAGCACGGTCAGCACGTCGGCGCGGCTGTGCGCCATCGAGATGATGTAGGCGCCCAGCGCATCGGCGCCGTGCAGCCGGCGCGCCTCGCCCAGCGCGGCGAAGACGGCGTCCAGGCGTGGGTTGCCCTCCTCCTCGCTGGCCGGCAGGGCCTCGGTGCCGGCGGCATACGGCCCCAGCAGCGCGGCGCGGGCGGCCGCGTCCAACGCGTCCCAGTCGCCCTGGCCCAGCGCGGCGGCGACCGCGCGGCCGTGCACGCTGGATTCCTGGCGCACGTCCAGTCGCGCCAGATGGAAGCCGAAGGTGCGCACGCGCCACTGCAGGCGGCGCACCGCGAACCAGCCCGCGTGCAGGCCCCGGTGCGCCGCCAGGCTGTCCAGGATCAGCTGGATGTCGGCGGCGAACTCCTCCGGCGCGGCATACGCGCCGGGCGCATCGTCCAGCGTCGCCCGCAGCCGCGCGCGCATCAGGTCGTTGAGCAGGCGATAGGGCATGTCGCCATGGCGCGGACGCGAGCGCGCCGCGGCCTGCGGCAGCTGCGCCTGGTACTGCGCCAGCCGCGCGAGCAGGGCCTCGCTCACCGGCACCAGCGTGGTCGACTGGCTCAGCAGGCTGGCCAGCTGCCACAGCTCCTTCAGATAGCGCTCCAGCACCACTGCGCGCTGGGCGCGCAGGGTGTCGGCGATGGTGGTGGCATCGACGTTGGGATTGCCGTCCATGTCCCCGCCGACCCAGGTACCGAAACGCAGCACGCGCGGCAGGTCCGGCGCGCTGCCGTAGACCTCGGTGAAGGCATGCTCAAGCGATTCGTAGAACACCGGCACCACGCGGTACAGCACCTGGGTCAGGTAGAAGCCCACGTGCTCGCGCTCGTCGGCCACCGTCGGCCGCACCGGCGAGGAATCGGCGGTCTGCCAGGCCGCGGTCAGCGCCATGCGGAAACGCGCCGCCTCGCTGGCCGCCTCGCCCGGCGTCTGCGCGCCGTCCAGGCCGGCCACCAGCGCGGCCACCATCAGCTGTTCCTTCTCCAGCAACGCGCGGCGCACCGCTTCGGTCGGATGGGCGGTGAACACCGGCTCCAGGTCCAGCCGCGCCAGCCAGGCGGTGGCCTCTTCCAGGCTCACGCCCTGCGCCTTGAGCCTGAGCAGGCTGGCGTGCAGCCCTTCCGGCTGCGGCGCGTCGCCCTGGCGCTGGTAGTCGCGGCGGCGGCGGATGCGGTGCACCCGCTCGGCGATGTTGACCACCTGGAAGTAGGCGCTGAAGGCACGGATCAGTGCCTCGGCCTCCTCGGCGGACATGCCGGCCAGGGCCGCGGCCAGGCCTTCGGTGTCCTCGCCCTTCTGGCGGCGGGCGATGGCGAAGGTCCGGATGCGCTCGACCTGGGCGAGGAATTCGTCGGACACCTGCTCGGCCAGCATGTCGCCGACCAGCGCGCCGAGCCGTCGCACATCGTCGCGCAGCGGCAGGTCCGGCGCGGCGAACTCGGAGATCGCAGACGATGCCGACAAGGTTGCAGATGAATTCATCGCGGTCGCGCCAGATGCCAAGCGTGGAGGGGACGCCAAGCCTACTGCAAAGGCGGGCGCGTTCATCGCCGTCCGCGCGCGCGGCGATATACTGCGCACTTCGCCGAGGGGCGCTGCGACCCAGGCCGTGCAAGAGCACGCGCCACGGGCCAGGCTCGGTGATCCACCTGTGCAACGGCGCCCGGCAACCGCGAGCTTTCCACGCCCGCCCTTGACCGGAGCAACACCATGAATGCGCAACTGAAGACCTTCTCGACCGAAGGCGACTACAAGGTCGCCGACATCTCCCTGGCCGACTGGGGCCGCAAGGAACTGGACATCGCCGAGCACGAGATGCCGGGCCTGATGTCGATCCGCCGCAAATATCAGGCCACCGCGCCGCTCAAGGGCGTGCGCGTGACCGGTTCGCTGCACATGACCATCCAGACGGCGGTGCTGATCGAGACGCTCAAGGACATCGGCGCCGACGTGCGCTGGGCCTCGTGCAACATCTTCTCGACCCAGGACCACGCCGCCGCCGCGATCGCCGCGACCGGCACGCCGGTGTTCGCCTGGAAGGGC
The window above is part of the Pseudoxanthomonas sp. X-1 genome. Proteins encoded here:
- the ppc gene encoding phosphoenolpyruvate carboxylase gives rise to the protein MNSSATLSASSAISEFAAPDLPLRDDVRRLGALVGDMLAEQVSDEFLAQVERIRTFAIARRQKGEDTEGLAAALAGMSAEEAEALIRAFSAYFQVVNIAERVHRIRRRRDYQRQGDAPQPEGLHASLLRLKAQGVSLEEATAWLARLDLEPVFTAHPTEAVRRALLEKEQLMVAALVAGLDGAQTPGEAASEAARFRMALTAAWQTADSSPVRPTVADEREHVGFYLTQVLYRVVPVFYESLEHAFTEVYGSAPDLPRVLRFGTWVGGDMDGNPNVDATTIADTLRAQRAVVLERYLKELWQLASLLSQSTTLVPVSEALLARLAQYQAQLPQAAARSRPRHGDMPYRLLNDLMRARLRATLDDAPGAYAAPEEFAADIQLILDSLAAHRGLHAGWFAVRRLQWRVRTFGFHLARLDVRQESSVHGRAVAAALGQGDWDALDAAARAALLGPYAAGTEALPASEEEGNPRLDAVFAALGEARRLHGADALGAYIISMAHSRADVLTVLALARRGGLVDESGQVPLDIAPLFETVDDLRHGPEVLRDLVADPVYRQHLAARGDTQMVMLGYSDSGKDGGTAASRWGLQRGQVELLEAAHELGIKLTFFHGRGGSISRGGGKTTRAVDASPRGSVDGRLRVTEQGEVIHRKYGIRALALRSLEQSLGAVLVSSIRPRPPEPREAHWRTLMDTVARASTEAYRDFVGAQGFMDYFRTATPIDVIERMTLGSRPSRRLGQDAALSNLRAIPWVFAWSQARATIPGWYGVGSGLAAAVEQFGEEAVREMGRDWPFVRTFLDDIAMVLAKGDLDIAALFSQLSGDLHAQFFPRIQAEHERTRHWLLRLTGNTSLLQHDQRLDLSIRLRNPYVDPMSLLQVDLLKRWRAAGREDDALLRALVASVNGVSQGLQNTG